Proteins from a single region of Chromobacterium sp. ATCC 53434:
- a CDS encoding transketolase, which translates to MEHAIALAREIRATALRMVHAARASHIGSALSIADILAVLYGGRLRFDPAKIDDPARDRLILSKGHACVAVYAALAEIGVLSRDEIASYGQDFSPLMNHISHKVHGVEFSTGSLGHGLPFAVGKAMAARLRGQHWKCYVLLGDGEMDEGSNWEALMFAAHHGLDNVVAIIDRNNLQSLTTVEATLALEPLDRKLEAFGCRVFDVDGHDHRALDAAFAAAASVRGQPTALIARTVKGKGVSFMENSVDWHYRSPDAQQLRQALAELGVQYA; encoded by the coding sequence ATGGAGCACGCTATCGCCCTGGCCCGCGAGATACGCGCCACCGCCTTGCGCATGGTCCATGCCGCCCGGGCCTCGCATATCGGCAGCGCGCTGTCGATCGCCGACATTCTGGCGGTGCTGTACGGCGGCCGCCTGCGCTTCGATCCGGCCAAGATCGACGATCCGGCGCGCGACCGCCTGATTCTCAGCAAAGGCCACGCCTGCGTCGCCGTCTATGCGGCGCTGGCCGAAATCGGCGTGCTGAGCCGCGACGAGATCGCCAGCTACGGCCAGGACTTCTCGCCGCTGATGAACCACATCAGCCACAAGGTCCACGGCGTCGAGTTCTCCACCGGCTCGCTGGGCCACGGCCTGCCGTTCGCGGTCGGCAAGGCCATGGCCGCCAGGCTGCGCGGCCAGCATTGGAAATGCTATGTGCTGCTCGGCGACGGCGAGATGGACGAGGGCAGCAACTGGGAGGCGCTGATGTTCGCCGCCCACCATGGACTGGACAATGTCGTCGCCATCATCGACCGCAACAATCTGCAGAGCCTGACCACGGTGGAGGCCACGCTGGCGCTCGAGCCGCTGGACCGGAAGCTGGAGGCCTTCGGCTGCCGCGTGTTCGACGTCGACGGCCACGATCACCGGGCGCTGGACGCGGCCTTCGCCGCGGCCGCCTCGGTGCGCGGCCAGCCGACGGCGCTGATCGCCCGCACCGTCAAGGGCAAGGGCGTCAGTTTCATGGAAAACAGCGTGGACTGGCACTACCGCAGTCCGGACGCGCAGCAATTGCGGCAGGCGCTGGCGGAACTGGGGGTGCAATATGCGTAA
- the rfbH gene encoding lipopolysaccharide biosynthesis protein RfbH produces the protein MEEKAQQLRRQIAELVAEYAGIALAPRPFVPGQTVIPPSGKVIDGAELQHMVEASLDGWLTTGRFNTRFEKQLAEFLGVKHLLTTNSGSSANLLAFSALTSPQLGERAIRKGDEVIGVAAGFPTTVNPILQFGAVPVLIDVDIPTYNIKAELIESAITPKTKAIMLAHTLGNPYNLAAVRDICDRHGLWLIEDCCDALGSTYDGRLVGSFGDIGTLSFYPAHHITMGEGGAVFTNSEQLRKIVESFRDWGRDCYCAPGCDNTCGKRFGWQLGSLPLGYDHKYTYSHLGYNLKITDMQAACALAQLGKLERFIDARRANFSYLSERLASCEEFLILPRATERSAPSWFGFPITIRPDSGIERVEVLRYLDEHKVGTRLLFAGNLTRQPYMQGQNYRVHGELANTDLIMSHTFWIGVHPGLSRDMLDYAAEKLETIIGVNF, from the coding sequence ATGGAAGAAAAAGCGCAACAGCTGCGCCGACAAATAGCCGAACTGGTGGCAGAGTACGCCGGCATCGCGCTGGCCCCCCGCCCCTTCGTGCCCGGCCAGACGGTGATTCCGCCGTCGGGCAAAGTCATAGACGGCGCCGAGCTGCAACATATGGTGGAGGCGTCGCTGGACGGCTGGCTCACCACCGGCCGCTTCAACACCCGCTTCGAGAAGCAGTTGGCGGAATTCCTCGGCGTCAAGCACCTGCTGACCACCAACTCCGGCTCGTCCGCCAACCTGCTGGCGTTCTCGGCGTTGACCTCGCCGCAACTGGGCGAGCGCGCGATCCGCAAGGGCGACGAGGTGATAGGCGTCGCCGCCGGTTTTCCGACCACCGTCAATCCGATACTCCAGTTCGGCGCGGTGCCGGTGCTGATCGACGTCGACATCCCCACCTACAACATCAAGGCGGAGTTGATCGAATCGGCGATCACGCCGAAGACCAAGGCCATCATGCTGGCCCACACGCTGGGCAATCCGTACAACCTGGCCGCGGTGCGGGACATCTGCGACCGCCATGGCCTGTGGCTGATAGAGGACTGCTGCGACGCGCTCGGCTCCACCTACGACGGCCGGCTGGTCGGCAGCTTCGGCGATATCGGCACGCTGAGTTTCTACCCGGCGCACCACATCACCATGGGCGAAGGCGGCGCGGTGTTCACCAATAGCGAGCAGCTGAGGAAAATCGTCGAATCGTTCCGCGACTGGGGCCGCGACTGCTACTGCGCGCCCGGTTGCGACAATACCTGCGGCAAGCGCTTCGGCTGGCAGCTGGGCAGCCTGCCGCTCGGCTACGACCACAAATACACCTACAGCCACCTCGGCTACAACCTGAAGATCACCGACATGCAGGCCGCCTGTGCGCTGGCGCAGCTGGGCAAGCTGGAACGGTTCATCGACGCGCGACGGGCCAACTTTTCCTATCTGAGCGAGCGCCTGGCCAGCTGCGAGGAGTTCCTGATCCTGCCCCGCGCCACCGAACGCTCGGCGCCGTCGTGGTTCGGCTTCCCGATCACCATCCGCCCGGACAGCGGCATCGAGCGGGTGGAAGTGCTGCGCTATCTGGACGAACACAAGGTGGGCACCCGGTTGCTGTTCGCCGGCAACCTGACCCGTCAACCATATATGCAGGGCCAAAACTACCGCGTCCACGGCGAACTCGCCAACACCGACCTGATCATGAGCCACACCTTCTGGATAGGCGTGCATCCGGGCCTGAGCCGGGACATGCTGGACTACGCGGCGGAAAAGCTCGAAACCATCATAGGCGTGAACTTCTAA
- a CDS encoding IS5 family transposase translates to MKPRNAIKKDLFAADHHRQKIDHLGDPLVEIEKHINFAALAAEVDRVAPRPVSQQGGRPPFPTETMVRILVLKRLYNLSDEQMEYQLLDRMSYQRFCGLGQAVNIPDRTTIWTFENRIGETGARALFDGVSAQLLKQGYIARGGQIIDATLVPAPKQHNSSDEKMLLDQGATPADWKPAKRRQKDQDASWTKKHGKSYFGYKLSVNVDNKYKLIRKFKTDTASTHDSQHFDNVFDTSNTSRDVYADRGYPSEARGAQLAQDRFRNRIQRKGHANKPLSECQQQRNHRIAKVRARVEHVFAMIDQMGGKLVRTIGQPRANFALTMMATCYNLKRLVFLRKAGIVAF, encoded by the coding sequence ATGAAACCACGCAACGCCATCAAGAAAGACCTGTTCGCCGCCGACCACCACCGGCAGAAGATCGACCACCTGGGCGACCCTCTGGTCGAGATCGAGAAGCACATCAACTTTGCCGCCTTGGCGGCCGAGGTCGATCGGGTCGCGCCTCGGCCAGTCAGCCAGCAGGGCGGCCGCCCGCCGTTTCCGACCGAAACGATGGTGCGGATTCTGGTCCTCAAGCGGCTGTACAACCTGTCCGATGAACAAATGGAGTATCAACTGCTCGACCGGATGAGTTATCAGCGTTTCTGTGGGCTGGGCCAGGCGGTCAACATCCCTGACCGCACCACGATTTGGACCTTCGAGAATCGGATCGGCGAAACCGGGGCCCGTGCACTGTTCGATGGCGTGTCAGCACAATTGCTCAAGCAAGGCTATATCGCGCGCGGCGGCCAAATCATCGACGCGACGTTGGTGCCAGCGCCGAAGCAGCACAACAGCAGCGACGAGAAGATGCTGCTCGATCAGGGCGCAACGCCGGCCGATTGGAAACCCGCGAAGCGGCGCCAGAAGGACCAGGATGCCAGCTGGACCAAAAAGCACGGCAAATCCTACTTTGGCTACAAACTGTCGGTGAACGTCGACAACAAATACAAGCTGATCCGCAAGTTCAAAACTGATACGGCCAGTACGCATGACAGCCAGCATTTCGACAACGTCTTCGATACCAGCAATACAAGCCGGGATGTTTACGCCGACCGAGGCTATCCGTCCGAGGCCCGTGGAGCGCAGCTTGCCCAAGACAGATTTCGGAATCGGATTCAGCGAAAGGGGCACGCCAACAAGCCGCTGTCCGAGTGCCAGCAGCAGCGCAACCACCGCATCGCCAAGGTTCGTGCCCGTGTCGAACACGTGTTCGCCATGATTGATCAGATGGGAGGCAAGTTGGTCCGCACAATTGGCCAACCGCGCGCGAACTTTGCGCTGACGATGATGGCGACCTGTTACAACCTAAAGCGCTTGGTGTTCCTCCGGAAAGCCGGAATCGTGGCCTTCTGA
- the rfbF gene encoding glucose-1-phosphate cytidylyltransferase codes for MKAVILTGGLGTRISEETIARPKPMVEIGGKPILWHIMKIYSHYGINDFVICCGYKGYVIKEYFANYFLHMSDVTIDMSNNRMEVHQRYAEPWHVTLVDTGEHTMTGGRLKRVRKYLQDEDAFCFTYGDGVANIHIGQLIDFHKTHGARATLTAVYPPARFGVLDIQGHMVSTFQEKPKGDGGMINGGFFVLSPSVIDLIPDDSCVWEKEPLETLAAQGQLAAFGHDGFWHAMDTLRDKLHLEELWKTGRAPWKVWE; via the coding sequence ATGAAAGCCGTCATTCTTACCGGTGGCCTCGGCACCCGAATCAGCGAGGAAACGATAGCCCGGCCGAAACCGATGGTGGAAATCGGCGGCAAGCCGATACTGTGGCACATCATGAAAATCTACTCCCATTACGGGATCAACGACTTCGTGATCTGCTGCGGCTACAAGGGCTATGTGATCAAGGAATACTTCGCCAACTACTTCCTGCACATGTCCGACGTCACCATCGACATGTCGAACAACCGGATGGAGGTGCATCAGCGCTACGCCGAGCCCTGGCACGTGACGCTGGTCGACACCGGCGAGCACACGATGACCGGCGGCCGCCTGAAACGGGTGCGCAAATATCTGCAGGACGAGGACGCCTTCTGCTTCACCTACGGCGACGGCGTCGCCAACATCCACATCGGCCAGCTGATCGACTTCCACAAGACCCACGGCGCGCGCGCCACGCTGACGGCGGTTTATCCGCCGGCCCGCTTCGGCGTGCTCGACATCCAGGGCCATATGGTCTCCACCTTCCAGGAAAAGCCCAAGGGAGACGGCGGCATGATCAACGGCGGCTTCTTCGTGCTGTCGCCGTCGGTGATAGACCTGATTCCCGACGACAGCTGCGTCTGGGAAAAAGAGCCGCTGGAAACACTGGCGGCACAGGGACAGCTGGCGGCGTTCGGCCATGACGGCTTCTGGCACGCGATGGACACGCTGCGCGACAAGCTGCATCTGGAAGAGTTGTGGAAAACCGGCCGAGCCCCGTGGAAGGTCTGGGAATGA
- a CDS encoding transketolase family protein: MRNAFIDELVKLAAVHDDIVLMVGDLGYAVVEPFAERFPDRFINAGIAEQNMMGMAAGMASEGCHVFVYSIANFPTFRCAEQIRNDVDYHKLPVTVVSVGGGLAYGNLGYSHHAVQDYGLLRMMPNMLIAAPGDPMEVRACLRYLARHPGPSYLRLGKAGEPCLHREVPDVAPGRWLPIARRDGTATLLSTGAAASSALEWLDTPAYAGHSLHSMPLWSMGAKPQQPERLSDWSEVVTVEDHIYDAGFGSWLLEAAASAGLAGKVRNRALSTDIFGQVGSQKTLNRLGGL; this comes from the coding sequence ATGCGTAACGCCTTCATCGACGAGCTGGTCAAGCTGGCCGCCGTTCACGACGACATCGTGCTGATGGTCGGCGATCTCGGCTACGCCGTGGTGGAACCGTTCGCCGAACGTTTTCCCGACCGCTTCATCAATGCCGGCATCGCCGAGCAGAACATGATGGGCATGGCCGCCGGCATGGCCTCGGAGGGCTGCCACGTATTCGTCTACAGCATCGCCAATTTTCCGACCTTCCGCTGCGCGGAACAGATCCGCAACGACGTCGACTACCACAAGCTGCCGGTCACCGTGGTCAGCGTCGGCGGCGGTCTGGCCTACGGCAATCTCGGCTACTCGCACCACGCGGTGCAGGACTACGGCCTGTTGCGGATGATGCCGAACATGCTGATCGCCGCGCCGGGCGACCCGATGGAGGTGCGCGCCTGTCTGCGATATCTGGCGCGCCACCCCGGCCCGTCCTATCTGCGGCTGGGCAAGGCCGGTGAACCCTGCCTGCACCGCGAAGTGCCCGATGTGGCGCCGGGCCGCTGGTTGCCGATTGCCCGGCGCGACGGCACGGCGACCTTGCTGTCCACCGGTGCCGCCGCGTCCAGCGCGCTGGAGTGGCTGGACACGCCTGCCTATGCCGGCCACTCGCTGCACTCGATGCCGCTGTGGAGCATGGGCGCCAAGCCGCAACAGCCGGAACGGCTGTCCGACTGGAGCGAGGTCGTCACCGTCGAAGACCATATATACGACGCCGGCTTCGGCAGCTGGCTGCTGGAAGCCGCGGCCTCGGCCGGCCTGGCCGGCAAGGTGCGCAATCGCGCGCTGTCGACGGACATCTTCGGCCAGGTCGGCAGCCAGAAGACCCTGAACCGGCTGGGCGGACTGTAA
- a CDS encoding glycosyltransferase: protein MLQILIISTFLSLFVAMFLIHFSHLHERFTSDHDLGGVQKFHALPVPRVGGVPLAVGLLGGCCVLAWLLRDLDILLLLAVALPAFCAGLAEDMTKKIGPLPRLLATFVSAALAYFALGAGLTRLDIPFLDSLLSHFAVLSFLLTVVAVGGVAHAVNIIDGYNGLSGVVAIFIFLAMAYVAFKVQDPLLLGVCFAMIGAIAGFLFWNFPRGLIFAGDGGAYLVGFMIAEVAVLLVARHPQVSPWFPMLCVIYPVFETLYSIYRKKFLRGMSPGMPDGLHLHMLVYKRLVRWMVGSKDAMHLTLRNSLTSPYLWALSSISVVPAMLFWQSTQVLAAFCLLFVMAYMAVYRMIIRFRTPRWLVLRRSTTVR, encoded by the coding sequence ATGCTACAAATTCTGATAATTTCGACTTTTCTATCGTTGTTCGTCGCGATGTTCCTGATTCACTTCAGCCATCTGCACGAGCGCTTCACCTCCGATCACGACCTGGGCGGGGTGCAGAAATTCCATGCGCTGCCGGTGCCCAGAGTGGGCGGGGTGCCGCTGGCGGTGGGCTTGCTGGGCGGTTGCTGCGTGCTGGCCTGGCTGTTGCGTGATCTGGACATCCTGTTGCTGCTGGCCGTGGCTTTGCCGGCTTTCTGCGCCGGCCTGGCCGAGGACATGACCAAGAAGATCGGTCCGCTGCCGCGGCTGTTGGCCACCTTCGTATCGGCGGCATTGGCCTATTTCGCCTTGGGCGCCGGGCTGACGCGGCTCGACATTCCGTTTCTGGACTCGCTGTTGAGCCATTTCGCCGTGCTGTCCTTTCTGCTGACGGTGGTGGCGGTCGGCGGCGTCGCGCACGCGGTCAACATCATCGACGGCTATAACGGCCTGTCCGGCGTGGTGGCCATTTTCATCTTCCTGGCGATGGCCTATGTCGCGTTCAAGGTACAGGACCCGCTGTTGCTGGGCGTCTGTTTCGCGATGATAGGCGCGATCGCCGGCTTTCTGTTCTGGAACTTCCCGCGCGGACTGATCTTCGCCGGCGACGGCGGCGCCTATCTGGTGGGCTTCATGATCGCCGAGGTGGCGGTGTTGCTGGTGGCGCGCCATCCGCAGGTATCGCCGTGGTTTCCGATGCTGTGCGTGATCTACCCGGTGTTCGAGACCTTGTATTCGATCTACCGCAAGAAATTTCTGCGCGGCATGTCGCCCGGCATGCCCGACGGCCTGCATCTGCACATGCTGGTGTACAAGCGGCTGGTGCGCTGGATGGTCGGCTCCAAGGACGCGATGCACCTGACCTTGCGCAACAGCCTGACCTCGCCGTATCTGTGGGCGCTGTCCAGCATCTCGGTGGTGCCGGCGATGTTGTTCTGGCAGAGCACCCAGGTGCTGGCCGCCTTCTGCCTGCTGTTCGTGATGGCCTATATGGCCGTCTACCGGATGATCATCCGTTTCCGCACGCCGCGCTGGCTGGTGTTGCGGCGTTCCACGACGGTCCGCTGA
- the groES gene encoding co-chaperone GroES gives MAIRPLHDRVVIKRLEAEEKTASGIVLPGAAAEKPDMGEVLAVGNGKILENGERRPLELKTGDKVIFGKYSGQTVKVDGNEVLVMREEDIMGIVE, from the coding sequence ATGGCAATCCGTCCCCTGCACGACCGTGTTGTTATCAAGCGCCTCGAGGCTGAAGAAAAGACCGCTTCCGGTATCGTTCTGCCGGGCGCCGCGGCCGAGAAGCCGGACATGGGCGAGGTCCTGGCCGTTGGTAACGGCAAGATCCTGGAAAACGGCGAGCGCCGTCCGCTGGAATTGAAAACCGGCGACAAAGTGATTTTTGGCAAGTACTCCGGTCAGACCGTCAAGGTCGACGGCAATGAAGTCCTCGTGATGCGCGAGGAAGACATCATGGGCATCGTCGAGTAA
- a CDS encoding bifunctional GNAT family N-acetyltransferase/PLP-dependent aspartate aminotransferase family protein, translated as MEKTRLSVYNAAVAANFSFLKQAGDIQQAYLRAVPIDGGGYLLPVCRMHLQDAALIARLTEWRNRNMAVYPTQFTATGDGTRDWMETQLLNVDDRMLFLVVTAAGETVGHIGFNRCRNSDMLFEIDNMVRGVADVEPGLFSRALATLIKWARTTINVNGFFLRVIDDNPHAIAFYRKNHFTAESDTPLVAVRDGDSVSYREALPSETPSKHFVRMVYQAPTQHVGDSMILTAGPSISAREAAYSFDAALNGWNGNWSKYLNRFEKSFAEYIGVRHVLATSSCTGALQIALMALDIGPGDEVIVPDQTWVATANAVRYTGAIPVFADIELDTWNIDARSVESLVTSKTKAIVAVHMYGHPARMNRILDVARKYNLKVVEDAAPAIGAEWQGKRCGSFGDFAAFSFQGAKLMVTGEGGMLVTDDDDLYKKAYKIWDQGLNPSRTFWIDEDGVKFKMSNIQAALGLGQLERVDELIEMKRRIFEWYREGLEGVPHIRLNREVEGARSIYWMSSILLEPEARLGRDQLMQELKARNVDTRPVFPAISQYPIWPRQQQPQPNAMFVGLQAINLPSGVCLSRDEVAYVCRQIRSLLLG; from the coding sequence ATGGAAAAGACCAGACTCTCTGTCTACAACGCGGCGGTCGCCGCCAACTTTTCTTTCCTGAAACAGGCAGGCGACATCCAGCAGGCCTATCTGCGCGCCGTGCCCATCGATGGCGGCGGCTATCTGCTGCCGGTCTGCCGCATGCATCTGCAGGACGCGGCGCTGATCGCCAGGCTGACCGAGTGGCGCAACCGCAATATGGCGGTCTATCCGACCCAGTTCACCGCCACCGGGGACGGCACGCGGGACTGGATGGAAACGCAGTTGCTGAACGTCGACGACCGCATGCTGTTCCTGGTGGTCACCGCCGCCGGCGAAACGGTCGGCCATATCGGTTTCAATCGCTGCCGCAACTCCGACATGCTGTTCGAAATAGACAATATGGTGCGTGGCGTCGCCGACGTCGAGCCGGGCCTGTTCTCCCGCGCGCTGGCCACGCTGATCAAATGGGCCAGAACCACCATCAACGTCAACGGTTTCTTCCTGCGCGTCATCGACGACAATCCGCACGCGATCGCCTTCTACCGGAAAAACCACTTCACGGCCGAGTCCGACACGCCGCTGGTGGCGGTGCGGGACGGCGACAGCGTCAGCTACCGCGAGGCCCTGCCGTCGGAAACGCCTAGCAAGCACTTCGTGCGCATGGTGTATCAGGCGCCGACGCAGCACGTCGGCGACAGCATGATCCTGACCGCCGGCCCGTCGATCTCGGCGCGCGAAGCCGCCTACTCCTTCGACGCCGCGCTCAACGGCTGGAACGGCAATTGGTCGAAATACCTGAACCGCTTCGAGAAAAGCTTCGCCGAATACATCGGCGTCCGCCATGTGCTGGCCACGTCCAGTTGCACCGGCGCGCTGCAGATCGCGCTGATGGCGCTGGACATCGGCCCCGGCGACGAAGTGATCGTGCCGGACCAGACCTGGGTCGCCACCGCCAACGCCGTCCGCTACACCGGCGCCATCCCGGTATTCGCCGACATCGAGCTCGACACCTGGAACATCGACGCCCGCTCGGTCGAATCGCTGGTCACCAGCAAGACCAAGGCCATCGTCGCCGTCCACATGTACGGCCACCCGGCGCGGATGAACAGGATTCTGGACGTGGCGCGCAAATACAATCTGAAAGTGGTGGAAGACGCCGCGCCGGCGATAGGCGCGGAATGGCAGGGCAAGCGCTGCGGCAGCTTCGGCGACTTCGCCGCCTTCAGCTTCCAGGGCGCCAAGCTGATGGTCACCGGCGAAGGCGGCATGCTGGTCACCGACGACGACGATCTGTACAAAAAGGCGTACAAGATCTGGGACCAGGGGCTCAACCCTTCGCGCACCTTCTGGATCGACGAGGACGGCGTCAAGTTCAAGATGTCCAACATCCAGGCGGCGCTGGGTCTAGGCCAGCTGGAGCGGGTCGACGAATTGATAGAAATGAAGCGCCGCATCTTCGAATGGTATCGCGAGGGCCTGGAAGGCGTGCCGCACATCCGCCTGAACCGCGAAGTGGAAGGCGCGCGCAGCATCTACTGGATGAGCAGCATCCTGCTGGAACCCGAGGCCCGCCTGGGCCGCGATCAACTGATGCAGGAATTGAAGGCCCGCAACGTCGACACGCGTCCGGTCTTCCCGGCGATCAGCCAGTATCCGATCTGGCCGCGCCAGCAACAGCCCCAGCCCAATGCGATGTTCGTCGGCCTGCAGGCGATCAACCTGCCCAGCGGCGTCTGCCTGAGCCGCGACGAAGTGGCCTACGTCTGCCGGCAGATACGCAGTCTGCTGCTGGGATGA
- a CDS encoding glycosyltransferase family 9 protein codes for MKILIIKLSALGDVLASSPIFHLIKDEHPEYQLHHLVMKQCSVATENNRYIDKQQIIELVPSGKILRDLMILATLWWKMLWERYDTAIILHRNIRFQLLCKAAGVKRLIGFSRQEWNILDCSMEFTMEGNRTMQEVELLRKAELIHGNPTSLEFYIDTKKVDLTKFAALPTNYIAVNPWGGNPHAPADNKIWPTANYIALINSLDLPIILLGNGEREKAIADLIEQACDTPVINMVNKINFHEAAHIIQRAKLYIGNDSALLYLAAALKTRSIGLYGPTAVSSFLPLGNKQFYIHSQTSCSPCYNSLDGVKSKMYTCADNVCMKSISPSQVLKKVQSILEIENQVCK; via the coding sequence ATGAAGATACTCATCATCAAGTTATCTGCGCTAGGAGACGTGCTAGCGAGTAGTCCTATTTTTCATCTAATCAAAGATGAACACCCGGAATACCAATTGCACCATTTGGTAATGAAGCAGTGCTCCGTCGCAACGGAAAATAATCGCTACATCGACAAACAACAAATTATCGAACTGGTCCCTTCCGGGAAAATATTACGAGACTTGATGATTCTTGCCACGCTATGGTGGAAAATGCTGTGGGAACGTTATGATACGGCCATCATACTGCATCGGAACATCCGCTTTCAGCTCTTGTGCAAGGCTGCCGGAGTCAAGCGACTGATTGGTTTCTCCAGACAAGAGTGGAATATTCTGGATTGCTCGATGGAGTTCACCATGGAGGGCAATCGGACCATGCAGGAGGTCGAGCTGCTGCGCAAGGCTGAATTGATACATGGCAACCCTACCTCGCTTGAGTTCTACATAGATACCAAAAAAGTCGATTTGACCAAGTTCGCCGCATTGCCCACCAACTATATCGCAGTCAACCCATGGGGCGGCAATCCGCATGCGCCAGCCGACAACAAAATATGGCCAACAGCCAACTATATCGCTCTGATTAACAGCTTGGACCTCCCGATCATACTTTTGGGAAACGGAGAGCGAGAGAAAGCGATTGCCGACTTGATAGAACAGGCATGTGATACACCAGTCATCAACATGGTCAATAAAATTAATTTTCATGAGGCCGCTCATATTATTCAACGAGCCAAGCTTTACATCGGTAATGATAGCGCCCTACTTTACCTTGCGGCAGCCCTGAAGACCCGCTCCATTGGTCTATATGGCCCAACCGCCGTCAGCTCTTTTTTGCCATTGGGAAATAAGCAGTTTTATATCCATTCCCAAACCTCCTGCTCCCCATGTTATAATTCTCTGGATGGCGTAAAATCCAAAATGT
- the rfbG gene encoding CDP-glucose 4,6-dehydratase: protein MNPDFWRGKRVFLTGHTGFKGGWLALWLHALGAEVTGYAREAPPGLSLYEAAGVGDAMQASVIADIRDPERLREAMARARPDIVLHLAAQALVRPSYDKPVDTYAANVMGTVYLLEAVRSTPTVRAVVCVTSDKCYENREWPWGYRENEAMGGYDPYSSSKGCAELVTAAYRNSFFHPERFGEHRVAVATARAGNVIGGGDWAQDRLIPDFIRAISAGQPLSIRNPAAVRPWQHVLEPLAGYLLLAEKLYRHGPEFASAWNFGPCEDDARTVEWIAAEMTRIWGEGSGYRVQHDDAAVHEAHYLKLDCSKARQRLGWRPRWALPDALRRICDWHRGHRAGADMRAVCLEQIADFQLAATD from the coding sequence ATGAATCCCGACTTCTGGCGCGGCAAGCGGGTTTTCCTGACCGGCCACACCGGCTTCAAGGGCGGCTGGCTGGCCCTATGGCTGCACGCCCTCGGCGCCGAGGTCACCGGCTACGCGCGGGAGGCCCCTCCCGGTCTCAGCCTATACGAGGCCGCCGGCGTCGGCGACGCGATGCAGGCGTCCGTCATCGCCGACATCCGTGATCCCGAGCGGCTGCGCGAGGCCATGGCCCGGGCTCGTCCCGACATCGTGCTCCATCTGGCGGCGCAGGCGCTGGTCCGGCCATCCTACGACAAGCCGGTCGATACCTACGCCGCCAACGTAATGGGCACCGTCTACCTGCTGGAGGCGGTGCGCTCGACGCCGACGGTGCGCGCCGTCGTATGCGTCACCAGCGACAAATGCTATGAAAACCGCGAGTGGCCGTGGGGCTACCGCGAGAACGAGGCCATGGGTGGCTACGACCCGTACAGCAGCAGCAAGGGCTGTGCCGAACTGGTCACCGCGGCCTACCGCAACTCCTTCTTCCATCCGGAACGCTTCGGCGAACACCGGGTCGCCGTCGCCACCGCTCGCGCCGGCAACGTCATCGGCGGCGGCGACTGGGCCCAGGACAGGCTGATCCCCGACTTCATCCGCGCCATCTCGGCCGGCCAGCCGCTGTCCATCCGCAATCCGGCGGCCGTCCGGCCATGGCAGCATGTGCTGGAGCCGCTGGCCGGCTATCTGCTGCTGGCGGAGAAGCTGTACCGGCACGGTCCCGAATTCGCCTCGGCCTGGAACTTCGGCCCCTGCGAAGACGACGCCCGCACCGTGGAATGGATCGCCGCCGAAATGACGCGAATCTGGGGCGAAGGCAGCGGCTACCGGGTTCAACACGACGACGCCGCCGTCCACGAGGCCCATTACCTGAAACTGGACTGTTCCAAGGCGAGACAGCGCCTGGGTTGGCGGCCGCGCTGGGCGCTGCCGGACGCGCTGCGACGGATCTGCGACTGGCACCGCGGCCACCGGGCCGGCGCCGACATGCGCGCGGTCTGTCTCGAACAGATCGCCGATTTCCAGCTCGCGGCCACGGACTGA